Proteins encoded by one window of Arachis hypogaea cultivar Tifrunner chromosome 1, arahy.Tifrunner.gnm2.J5K5, whole genome shotgun sequence:
- the LOC112799817 gene encoding probable indole-3-acetic acid-amido synthetase GH3.1, with product MAIVSEFSLSSHYLGCDDEKNAKAIQFIEEMTQNPDRVQERVLAEILGQNGETEYLKRFQLTGAKDRETFKSKVPIVSYEDLQPYIQRIANGDRSPILCAHPISEFLTSSGTSGGERKLMPTIVQDHDRRQLLYSLLMPVMSLYVPNLDKGKALNFLFIKAETKTPSGLVARPVLTSYYKSDHFKNRPYDPYNVYTSPNEAILCPDSFQSMYTQMLCGLIMRHDVLRVGAVFASGLLRAIRFLQLNWDQLAHDIATGTLSPKITDHSLKECMSKILKPDTELANFVRNECVQENWERIITRIWPNTKYLDVIVTGAMAQYIPTLDYYSGGLPLACTMYASSECYFGLNLKPICNPSDVSYTIMPNMGYFEFLPHNDSASARGSHSPEPRLVDLAQVEYGKLYELVITTYSGLCRYRVGDILQVTGFHNKAPQFRFVRRKNVLLSIDSDKTDEAELQRAVESASTLLKEFDTSVAEYTSFADTGSIPGHYVIYWELLMKEASMAPLPEEVLNRCCLAMEESLNSVYRQGRVADRSIGPLEIRVVKSGTFEELMDYAISKGASINQYKVPRCVSFTPLTEILNSRVVSVHFSPAEPHWTPERRR from the exons ATGGCCATTGTTTCTGAGTTCTCATTGTCTTCTCATTATCTTGGTtgtgatgatgagaagaatgctAAAGCTATTCAGTTTATTGAAGAAATGACCCAAAATCCTGACCGTGTGCAAGAGAGAGTACTGGCTGAGATTTTGGGCCAAAACGGCGAAACCGAATACCTGAAACGGTTTCAGCTTACCGGTGCAAAAGACCGTGAGACGTTCAAGTCTAAGGTTCCTATTGTTAGTTATGAAGATTTGCAGCCTTATATTCAACGCATTGCTAATGGTGACCGTTCCCCTATCTTATGTGCTCACCCAATCTCTGAATTTCTCACTAG TTCTGGAACTTCCGGTGGAGAAAGAAAATTGATGCCAACCATTGTTCAAGATCATGACCGCCGTCAATTACTTTACAGCCTCCTCATGCCAGTGATGAGCCT ATACGTGCCTAATTTGGACAAAGGCAAAGCTCTCAACTTCCTCTTCATCAAAGCAGAAACCAAGACCCCAAGTGGCTTAGTGGCACGCCCAGTGCTTACCAGCTATTACAAGAGCGACCACTTCAAGAACCGACCCTACGACCCATACAACGTCTACACCAGTCCAAACGAAGCAATCCTTTGCCCAGACTCCTTCCAAAGCATGTACACTCAGATGCTATGCGGCCTCATCATGCGCCACGACGTCCTCCGTGTCGGTGCCGTCTTCGCCTCCGGCCTCCTTCGCGCCATCCGCTTCCTCCAGCTAAATTGGGATCAATTAGCACACGACATCGCCACTGGAACACTAAGCCCCAAAATCACCGACCATTCTCTCAAGGAGTGCATGTCCAAGATCCTGAAACCGGATACGGAGCTTGCCAATTTCGTCAGAAACGAATGCGTCCAAGAAAATTGGGAAAGAATAATCACAAGAATTTGGCCTAACACGAAGTACCTTGACGTGATTGTAACTGGGGCCATGGCGCAGTATATTCCAACGCTTGATTACTACAGCGGTGGGTTACCGCTAGCGTGCACCATGTATGCCTCGTCGGAGTGCTACTTCGGGCTTAACCTTAAGCCTATTTGCAACCCCTCGGATGTTTCTTACACCATAATGCCGAACATGGGTTACTTCGAGTTCTTACCCCACAACGACTCAGCTTCAGCGCGTGGCTCCCACTCGCCAGAACCGCGCCTGGTGGATCTAGCCCAAGTTGAATACGGAAAGTTGTATGAGTTAGTTATAACTACCTATTCGGGGCTGTGCCGTTACCGTGTAGGGGACATTCTCCAAGTCACGGGGTTCCACAACAAAGCGCCGCAGTTCCGGTTCGTGAGGCGAAAGAACGTCTTATTAAGCATCGACTCGGATAAAACCGACGAGGCGGAGCTCCAGAGAGCTGTGGAGAGCGCGTCGACGCTCCTGAAGGAGTTCGACACGAGCGTAGCGGAGTACACAAGCTTCGCCGACACGGGTTCCATCCCTGGACACTACGTGATATACTGGGAGCTTTTGATGAAGGAGGCTTCGATGGCACCATTGCCAGAAGAGGTTCTGAACCGGTGTTGCTTGGCGATGGAGGAATCGCTAAACTCGGTTTATCGACAGGGAAGAGTGGCAGACCGTTCTATTGGGCCGTTGGAGATTCGTGTTGTGAAGAGTGGAACGTTTGAGGAGCTTATGGACTATGCTATTTCGAAAGGCGCGTCAATTAACCAGTACAAGGTTCCGAGGTGCGTGAGCTTCACGCCCCTAACGGAGATACTAAACTCTAGGGTGGTTTCTGTGCATTTCAGCCCAGCTGAACCACACTGGACTCCGGAACGACGCCGTTGA